Within the Epinephelus lanceolatus isolate andai-2023 chromosome 22, ASM4190304v1, whole genome shotgun sequence genome, the region GCAGAGCCTCCTGAACGCCTCtctacacacatcacatgtatTGTCTCATGTGGTTTGTGTCTGAGAGGCTCAAATTATCACCAGCATCTGTCGAGTCTAAAACTAAACACAGAACAACATATACTTTAAAAACAGAGAACTCGTCTTTTAAAAATAGTTGATGCATCAGTGCCTCTGTGGTTTAACCTTTTCTGTTTCTGAGAAAGTCCAACAGTCACTGCAGGTATGAACATGTGACACAGAGAGCTTTGATacctcacagtcacacacaacTTATACAAAAACTAAACAAGTGAAGATTAAAGGTGAGCAACATCCTGATGACCTGCCAGATTCCTCAGACCGTGAGCATGATGGGACGCTCTGTGCTTCATTATCTTGACATGTTACCTTTTACATGAGTATCAGTTATGTTTGTGCAACTGTAACTCTGAGTTTCCCACAGTGCAGCAgtcccaccagcagcagcagcagaggcaccATCACTATGGTGAACACCGTCCTTAAGACGAGGACGACATGTATGAAGAGGTCTGAACAGGGACACATGTCTCTGTGATGAGCTGCAGAGACAAAAGCATGTAACAGTAAGTGACAGGTTGTCTCTGAGAGCTGCTGGAGCACAAGTTgaacactgacattttaaacaGTGTCATGTCTCACCTCTGACAGCCATCCAGCTCTCTGGTGATCCTCCAGCTCCAGAGATGTGACACTTGTAAAGTCCTTCATTAGACTTGGAAACACTGTGGATGGTCATCTCTCCTGTAGAGCTGCTCCTGATGAGGAGGCCATCTTTGTAGAAACCAGCTGTCAGGTTTGAGGAGGTTGTTTTGTTCCTGCAGCGCAGAGTGACATTCTTGCCTTCTGTCACAGGGAGAACAGGACTCTCCAGGATCACTGAACCAGCTGAACAACAACGGTTTTATAGGTTGTGATTCTTGTGATTCTAAGAAATACACTCATTTGCTGACTCTGTGGAAGTTAAATGGGGGAATTTATCTTGACAGAACCAACGTTTTTAAGATCTGTACATCAACATCTTCCTCACTTTCAAAAATAATCACATGGATTTCATTCAACAACTTTTTATTGAAACTTTTCCTTACCAGTGACAGAGATGTTGACACTGttgctcctctctcctccttcagTCTCACACCAGTATTCTCCACCATCTGCGAGATAGGCTCTTTTGATGGTGCAGAATAGCACCGGCATCCGCTCATCACATGCAGAAATGAACTGCACAGTATTTCTGATCCCTCTCAGCTGAGTGGAGCCATCCAGACCCTCACAGTGAAAAGAGACAGTCTCAAACTCAAAGAGCTGCAGTCTGGTTGGAACGATACGGAAAGCTGCATCTGAGACGGAATCACATGGAAGAAAAGATTTCTCCAAAATGAAACTTACAATACTGCAAAATTCAATGTTAAATATCAAGACAAAGCCATGTACAGTATCTGCAGCTTGTGATGGACACAGTTTAAATTTGGTGGTGCACGCTTTAATATTCACTCTCAGTGTGGACGTTAATTTGAAACAGAGGTCAATTTCAGATTATTGTACGCAAGACAATTTTGTAACTTATACAGTGTTAGAATCAAAGCAATATACAATATTTAACTTAACTGATATCCAGGctttagatcagtggttctcaacctttttttgGCCAAGCACCGCCAAACTGATACAAATTAGGTCACAGACCGCCATgtgataaaatgtcataggcttgatGCTGCCATCAAGAAAAATAACATatgatacaaaacaaaacatgtaaaattaCTGTGTTTCGTTAGTCATTCTTACTGTTGTTCTGAACATGAGCACTGAGCAGAATGACTACAGGCGTCACTGCAGAGACAAAGAATACAAACTGTTAATCACCCACACACTTGTCTACGATATATACAGGAATATGTAAGACTTAAAGCTGACACTCAGTACTCACACAGTCTGAAGCAGAGAGCTGTAACCTCCATGTTGTCTTGCTGCTGACTGACCCTCAGACTGAAATACAGCACAAGTTTAATGTAGACGAGagcttcctcttcctgttcagTTTAGATCTGATGTTGAGGCAAAAGTTGGGGCCAACTCAACATACAACAAACAGCAGTGTGGTGAACCCTGTGGCTCAGAGGACAAGACGTTAACCttgaagaaaagagaaaagaaagacgAGTTGCACTTGACAAAGAGTTCTAGATATAAAAAGACCACGACCATGAAAGTCGTGTGTTGCTGACTGTGGGAGGCACACAACATACCTAGCAGAATGAGCATTCACTCTACACTGGTGGTTACTGTCTCTACGGACTCAGGTTAAACAAGCAGTGTGTGTCACGTCTGCTTCACCTCTGTTATTCTTACCCATTCTAACTCTGTTCCTTTTCGTTGCCCCAGGCCCACCTGTCTCAATCACCCGTTCTCCGTTTCCTTTCAGGAGGTTAAAAAGCGGGGAAGTCACAACATCATATTGTGTTAGATCATTGGGGTACAACACAAGGGTAGTTAAATctggggccatattcacaaacattctgagagtcctctcagagagctcttAACTTGGGCTAAAAATGTTCAGTAAGGAGTCCTGGCTGGAGGAAAGTTCTCAAagcaactctgtgagaggaagGGACAGCAACTTTTACctcagtgaggaggtgtggtcgaccctgttgctaggtatgatgcagtcatacagatgtgattggttgtcagagacACAGCCTTCTGTGAGCCCGTAAGCTGTGAGCacacccagtggaaattaaATGAACTGCTGCTACGCAATGGATAAATACAGGCTTCTCTCAATAAAGCCATTACCCAACTAAAGTGCTGgggcaaaacaaaaaaggaggCCAGCTTTCTTCTTTCAATCCGAAAGAAACTATCAGGAAATATAACATTAccaacattttaaataaaaaaagaaaagaagaaggagaagaagaaggagactGGTTATCTGAGTTAACAAACCCCCTTCTAATGGtctgttttcactttcattACAGTTGACACCAGTTTTTCTGTTGCTACAGCGCTGCCTCTTGTCATCGTGGGTTGCTTTCTTTGATGGTTTGCTCCAGTGACGACCACCTGTGCAAAGCTTCACCTGTGTGACAACTGATGATAAACAGAGGACTAGTTCCTCTATATAGCTCAATATATCCAGTCCCGATCCATCAAAAAATGCCTTGATCAGCTTCGATCCTGATCTTTGAGCCAGGATCGGAACATCCTAAGCTATTACTCTTCCTTTCCTTGTTGTTCTAAAGACGTCACTCCTTTAGCGCCTCGTTATTACCAAGCTGTAATGTAAAGTGCAAGAACAAACCTCAAAATCGACGACCCCTCTTCTCCCTGTCAAACCAGCACGTGTGTTGTGAGACcttcctcacctctgtctgcaggaaacCAGAGAGAAAGGTGTGTAGCTTCTAACTCCTAATACTCCTAACTTctaatctctgtggtttggagtttagtttctctcctgcgtcctgtttgtGCTTTAGatatgctttattttactgtttcatgttcgctatcCACCGTATTAGTTGTGTAAAGTAGCTGCTCGAAAAcaatatttccttattttgctgcttcacaataaaagttttaaaagaatactcTGACGATTttggagttatgccctttctctatcattttcatattgagacaacatgatcgatattttttttgtgtctgtacgtccagggGCTGGGTCTCAACGCTAGCATTGcagcttagcttagcgaatacaattgaagtctatagggAGTCAGTAGCCTGCtcagtaaaagtgaacaaataaacgttacagaaaccctgaagctggtatTTCTACATGTGcattcaaaataaacatgtttaaacattaattcgaaaaatgagagtcctttttagtcgttttagaagaagtttgatacacggaactatagtgtgtttatGCCCTGCGCTGTGATGCATGGAGGGATACACCGGggagcaggcacaggcacagacgtagcctgtaaaaaaaactcagttgtttatttagcctaacaatatctccagactatagtagctgcaatggacgactttgaacgcgattttgaagagttccttgtagcggacacagatccagagccctacctgtttgagccggagcatacagatgaggaactccaggtgttggatgctgagcgggcaagaagagaggctgaatcctccgaggCAGCGGAACAGCAAGGGACCAAGGGGAGACGGAGGTCAGGGGAggattggtggtgtagctgTGGGGCTTGCCAACCTCTGCCTACggaggtggaatcattttgctgcacagaatgggatttggtgctaccatcgttggggagatatatcatcaggaggaaaactgccgcagagagtgcatcacaaggagtgaaaactttgcagcaatcactaatcctggcgtgattgaaactttttttcatgttcctaatgTGACCTGACCAGAAGGAGGGCAAGGTGGCTTTAAACTACACCTTAACCTGGGTCCACCAAAGACTAGTTTTTCAAGGTACAAGTCATCACAGATAAGTGTAAAGGATTGGCAGAGACGTAGCTTCAAGTTCAATTGTACAATATTTATTACAAGTTAAAAAGAGTCAACATTTAATGTCCACTTAAAAAGATAAAAGTAGCATTTGCCAGCAATAAAATAGTTGACAGTGCAATAGGTCTAATGTTGGTTCTGCTTTGGAGcagctgggggggggggcaagcgGTCACCTTAATTAaaaggacaaaaacacacaattaaCAATAAAGCTGTCTAAGGGTATAGGCCACTTATCCACTCTTACTTCACCATGTGCTTCCTGTAACCGGGGTGGTTTCACACGCACACCATCACAGCAATCACACACTGCAAAATTACTGTTTCACTGCAATCATCACCCAGAGTGTCAATAGCCTACTTCAACTGGGGCCCGTTGTTCGAAAGTAGAATTAACCAATCCAGGATAAGTGGAGAAGCGAGGCTGGACAAATTCCATTAAGTCCATCCTGGCTTAATTGGCTGTTGGAACACCAAGCCAGGCTGAGGAGGCGTGGCTTTGTCAAGCCAGGTATAACTTATTCAGGTGAGTGCGCGTCCACGGGTTTCTTAAATAGATCCCGAGATCGATCACAGATTCACCGATGCAGCAATGGAGAGGGCACGTGCTGCATACTTCTCACCCAGTGAGCAGGTCTCATCATGGACACTTATGAAGAGGTAAAGCATATAATCACAAAGAAAGGAAACACTGCAGCGATaataa harbors:
- the LOC144459919 gene encoding low affinity immunoglobulin gamma Fc region receptor II-like, producing MEVTALCFRLLTPVVILLSAHVQNNNAAFRIVPTRLQLFEFETVSFHCEGLDGSTQLRGIRNTVQFISACDERMPVLFCTIKRAYLADGGEYWCETEGGERSNSVNISVTAGSVILESPVLPVTEGKNVTLRCRNKTTSSNLTAGFYKDGLLIRSSSTGEMTIHSVSKSNEGLYKCHISGAGGSPESWMAVRAHHRDMCPCSDLFIHVVLVLRTVFTIVMVPLLLLLVGLLHCGKLRVTVAQT